In the Pseudanabaena sp. PCC 7367 genome, one interval contains:
- a CDS encoding SGNH/GDSL hydrolase family protein, giving the protein MKSSPSKPEVPELKESIAPGKKTRKRSLRRRIIFYLFPYLVLIILLLGIELGTRVFLPHVPSLDLYVRGQDRINIESYQQERTFEGDATLGWKLMPNLENRWWDYTTFSTNSLGIRPDREIGSKPHNGIRVLCLGDSVTFGYRVPESFPEAPLNFNRDHHPYPVLLEQMLADNNPDRPVEVLNLSTPGYTTHQGLAWLRRDIEKFKPDLITVNFGWNDTDHRPQSDRLSIPTDRWNITRRWLSAQSQAVIYASRWLESSLQKIGVAKNKSDQVLPWQPNVRRVSEAEYVENILAIADLAQKHDARVVVIGQVYRDSKTNPDQARLITQYRRSLATSMKEHNIPYLEIPELTEAANPENAGLFGELIHPNYIGHQLMADRLWQFLAEQGILADLELNANPS; this is encoded by the coding sequence ATGAAATCCAGTCCGTCCAAGCCAGAAGTACCAGAACTAAAAGAATCGATCGCCCCTGGGAAAAAAACTCGTAAACGATCGCTCCGGCGGCGGATCATTTTTTATTTATTCCCCTATTTGGTTCTAATAATACTGCTACTGGGAATCGAGCTAGGTACTAGAGTTTTCTTGCCCCATGTGCCCAGCCTGGATTTATATGTGCGTGGTCAGGATCGCATTAATATTGAAAGCTATCAACAGGAAAGAACCTTTGAAGGCGATGCCACGTTGGGCTGGAAACTAATGCCTAATTTAGAAAATCGCTGGTGGGACTATACGACTTTTTCAACCAATAGCCTGGGGATTCGTCCCGATCGGGAAATTGGCAGCAAGCCCCACAATGGGATCAGGGTTTTATGTCTGGGGGATTCAGTTACCTTTGGCTATCGGGTGCCGGAATCTTTCCCCGAAGCACCGCTAAATTTCAACCGCGATCATCATCCCTATCCGGTCTTGCTAGAACAAATGCTGGCGGACAATAATCCCGATCGCCCCGTGGAAGTGCTTAACCTGTCTACACCGGGTTACACCACCCATCAAGGTTTGGCCTGGTTGCGACGAGATATAGAGAAATTCAAACCCGATCTAATTACAGTAAATTTTGGCTGGAATGATACTGACCATCGCCCCCAAAGCGATCGCCTCTCAATTCCTACCGATCGCTGGAATATTACCCGGCGTTGGCTAAGTGCCCAGAGCCAAGCGGTGATTTATGCTTCGCGGTGGTTGGAGTCTAGCTTGCAAAAAATTGGCGTAGCTAAGAATAAAAGTGACCAGGTTCTGCCCTGGCAACCTAATGTCAGGCGAGTTTCGGAGGCGGAGTATGTGGAAAATATTCTGGCGATCGCTGACCTTGCCCAAAAGCATGATGCGCGGGTGGTAGTAATCGGCCAGGTTTACCGCGATTCCAAAACCAACCCAGATCAAGCCAGATTAATTACTCAGTATCGGCGATCGCTGGCAACCTCCATGAAGGAACATAACATTCCTTACCTAGAGATTCCTGAGCTTACAGAAGCAGCAAACCCTGAGAATGCTGGGCTTTTTGGAGAGCTAATCCATCCCAACTATATTGGTCATCAACTCATGGCCGATCGGTTATGGCAATTTTTAGCGGAGCAGGGAATTTTGGCCGATCTAGAATTGAATGCCAATCCTAGTTAA
- a CDS encoding SxtJ family membrane protein, translated as MNHKYKYTETTEELTTKELRQFGLIMAAIAAGLFGLILPWLKQHPSPLLAWIIAAIMFSLAIVAPVALRPIYRIWMKIGEVMGWLNTRIILGIIFYLLVTPMGIFMRWLGNNDPMQRQLDDQRSTYRIASPESDRSKMAKPY; from the coding sequence ATGAATCACAAATATAAATACACTGAAACAACAGAAGAGTTAACCACAAAAGAACTACGTCAGTTTGGATTAATTATGGCAGCGATCGCGGCTGGCTTATTTGGCTTAATTTTGCCCTGGCTGAAGCAACACCCTAGCCCATTGCTGGCTTGGATCATTGCAGCGATTATGTTTAGCTTAGCGATCGTGGCTCCTGTGGCTCTGCGGCCAATCTATCGGATCTGGATGAAGATTGGCGAGGTGATGGGTTGGCTTAATACCCGCATTATTCTCGGGATCATCTTCTATTTGCTAGTCACACCAATGGGGATATTTATGCGTTGGCTGGGGAATAATGATCCTATGCAGCGACAGCTAGATGATCAGCGATCGACCTATCGAATTGCCAGCCCAGAAAGCGATCGATCGAAAATGGCAAAACCTTATTAA
- a CDS encoding DUF1997 domain-containing protein, producing the protein MNITFSASETTVIPVPNQPVPIEHYLRQPQRLVNAVAEKSNIQLLSREITRDTGRDEHNCPNCPGRELFRLTMRPLKFIHLTLQPTVDIEVWSLPNGKVNLRSVQTEIKGIEYINKRFTLDLVGAIEPIVTNAAGAYTSQTQLEGRVDLKIRVDMPPIFGITPPQMLEMTGNGLLKSVLMAMKYRLVRRLIPDYVAWVNRHQSHGAIATNTNNCSGELPSTAKTA; encoded by the coding sequence ATGAACATAACCTTCTCTGCCTCTGAAACTACTGTAATCCCTGTACCCAACCAGCCCGTGCCGATCGAGCATTATTTGCGCCAGCCCCAACGCCTGGTCAATGCGGTGGCAGAAAAATCAAACATTCAGTTGCTCAGTAGAGAGATAACCAGAGATACAGGCAGAGATGAACATAATTGCCCCAATTGCCCTGGGCGGGAACTGTTTCGCTTAACAATGCGACCCTTGAAATTCATTCACCTGACGCTGCAACCAACGGTGGATATAGAAGTGTGGTCGCTGCCCAATGGCAAAGTTAACTTGCGTTCGGTGCAAACTGAAATTAAGGGAATCGAATATATCAATAAGCGCTTCACTCTGGATCTAGTCGGTGCGATCGAACCGATCGTTACTAACGCAGCCGGAGCCTATACATCACAAACTCAACTGGAAGGCAGAGTCGATCTCAAAATTCGGGTTGATATGCCACCAATTTTCGGGATTACGCCACCACAAATGCTGGAAATGACTGGTAATGGACTGCTTAAAAGTGTCTTAATGGCAATGAAATATCGGTTGGTCAGGAGGCTGATTCCTGATTATGTGGCCTGGGTAAATCGGCATCAGTCTCATGGTGCGATCGCCACAAACACCAATAATTGCAGTGGTGAATTGCCGTCAACTGCAAAAACTGCCTAA
- the tmk gene encoding dTMP kinase, with the protein MSCQFITFEGVEGAGKTTQLNLCADWLRSLGHRVRITREPGGTELGQGIRQLFLGSTGLDDRAELMLLMADRAQHVQEFIKPSLGEGFVVLCDRYSDSTFAYQGYGRGMDWQLISSLNQIATAGLEPDLTLWLDLDVDLGLTRARQQSQQQAMSGDRIEQEKIEFHRQVGRGFRNLSKQYPQRIKRINATTDIVAVHAQIRRVVTACLDQMSLKT; encoded by the coding sequence TGAAGGCGTGGAAGGCGCTGGCAAAACCACACAACTAAATCTATGTGCCGATTGGCTGCGATCGTTGGGGCATCGGGTTAGAATCACCCGTGAACCCGGTGGCACTGAACTAGGACAAGGAATTAGACAGCTTTTTCTGGGTAGTACAGGCTTAGACGATCGCGCCGAGTTGATGTTGCTAATGGCCGATCGCGCTCAACATGTACAGGAGTTTATTAAGCCCAGTTTAGGTGAGGGGTTTGTGGTACTTTGCGATCGCTACAGCGATTCCACCTTTGCCTATCAAGGCTATGGTAGAGGCATGGATTGGCAGTTGATTTCTTCCCTCAATCAGATCGCCACGGCAGGACTAGAACCGGATTTGACTCTTTGGCTGGATCTTGATGTTGACCTGGGATTAACACGCGCCAGGCAACAATCGCAGCAACAAGCCATGTCAGGCGATCGGATTGAGCAAGAGAAAATTGAGTTCCATCGGCAGGTGGGACGTGGTTTTCGTAACCTATCTAAGCAATACCCACAGCGGATTAAGCGGATCAATGCAACCACAGATATAGTCGCGGTTCATGCCCAAATTAGAAGGGTAGTGACCGCCTGTTTAGATCAGATGAGCCTGAAAACCTGA
- a CDS encoding carbamoyltransferase family protein → MRILGISAYYHDSAAALVDRGEIVAAAQEERFSRQKHDARFPQQAIGYCLKEAGLRLQELDQIVFYEKPLITFERLLETYLAYAPQGFGSFLKAMPVWLKEKLYLKAVLKKELRKIGDCKNSELPQLLFTEHHQAHAAAAFFPSPFENAAILCLDAVGEWATTSVWHGKGNQLTPQWQLNFPHSLGMLYSAFTYYTGFKVNSGEYKLMGLAPYGEPKYVDRILEHLIDLKADGTFRLNMDYFNYATGLTMTNRKFDRLFDRNPRQPETQISQSDMDLAASIQQVTEEVVLRLVHTIQQESGSQNLCLAGGVALNCVANGRVLREKKLKFQNIWIQPAAGDAGSAIGAAMAIWHQYHNQPRPISNQANNQASNQASNYKSGQLTDKMQGTYLGPQFSNDEIKAFLAQANAPYHYLEDAELMPKLAEILAQEQVVGWFQGRMEFGPRALGNRSILGDPRSNQMQSQINLKIKYRESFRPFAPAVLVDRVADYFEIDRPSPYMLLVATVQEDLRIDLTESDAPKTGFEQLQVARSTIPAVTHVDYSARVQTVNSATNPRFYELIRHFEAKTGCAVLVNTSFNVRGEPIVCTPEDAYRCFMHTEMDYLVLENCLLVKTEQPPIARDYNWPNSSNSSNWSGQFELD, encoded by the coding sequence ATGCGCATCCTTGGCATCTCCGCCTATTACCACGACAGCGCCGCCGCCCTGGTCGATCGCGGTGAGATTGTGGCGGCCGCCCAAGAAGAAAGATTTTCGCGCCAAAAGCACGATGCCAGATTCCCACAGCAAGCGATCGGCTATTGCCTCAAGGAAGCTGGGCTAAGGCTGCAAGAGCTAGACCAAATTGTTTTTTATGAAAAACCTTTAATTACCTTTGAGCGCTTATTAGAAACCTATCTGGCCTATGCGCCCCAGGGATTTGGTTCTTTCCTGAAGGCGATGCCAGTGTGGCTCAAAGAGAAGCTTTACTTGAAGGCAGTATTAAAAAAAGAACTACGCAAGATCGGCGATTGTAAAAACTCGGAACTACCTCAATTACTCTTCACCGAGCACCATCAGGCTCATGCCGCCGCTGCTTTTTTCCCCAGTCCATTCGAGAATGCGGCGATCCTCTGTCTGGATGCGGTGGGCGAATGGGCAACCACTTCGGTTTGGCATGGCAAAGGCAATCAACTCACGCCCCAATGGCAACTCAACTTCCCCCATTCACTGGGAATGCTCTATTCGGCTTTTACCTACTACACTGGGTTTAAGGTTAATTCCGGTGAATATAAACTCATGGGCTTAGCGCCCTATGGTGAACCTAAGTATGTCGATCGCATTCTGGAACACCTGATCGATCTCAAGGCCGATGGCACCTTCCGGTTGAATATGGACTATTTCAACTATGCCACTGGCCTAACCATGACTAATCGCAAGTTCGATCGCCTCTTCGATCGGAATCCGCGCCAGCCAGAAACTCAAATTAGCCAATCCGACATGGATCTAGCTGCTTCAATTCAGCAAGTGACCGAAGAAGTAGTATTGCGATTGGTGCATACGATCCAGCAAGAATCTGGTAGCCAGAACCTTTGCTTGGCCGGGGGAGTAGCGCTTAATTGTGTTGCCAATGGTAGAGTTCTGCGCGAAAAAAAATTAAAATTCCAAAATATTTGGATTCAACCGGCGGCAGGGGATGCAGGCAGCGCGATCGGGGCAGCAATGGCGATCTGGCATCAATATCACAATCAACCTCGCCCAATTAGCAATCAAGCCAATAATCAGGCCAGTAATCAGGCCAGCAATTACAAGTCTGGTCAGCTAACAGATAAAATGCAGGGTACTTATCTGGGGCCTCAGTTTAGTAATGATGAGATTAAAGCCTTTCTGGCGCAAGCAAATGCACCTTACCACTATCTAGAAGATGCTGAGCTGATGCCCAAGCTGGCAGAAATCCTGGCACAGGAACAAGTTGTCGGCTGGTTCCAAGGGCGGATGGAGTTTGGCCCCAGGGCATTGGGCAATCGCTCTATTCTTGGTGATCCGCGCAGTAACCAGATGCAATCCCAAATAAATTTAAAAATTAAATATCGTGAATCATTTCGCCCGTTTGCGCCTGCTGTGCTTGTCGATCGAGTGGCGGATTATTTTGAAATCGATCGACCTAGCCCCTACATGCTGCTGGTTGCGACCGTGCAAGAGGATTTACGCATAGATTTGACCGAGTCAGATGCCCCAAAAACTGGCTTTGAGCAGTTGCAAGTGGCGCGATCGACAATTCCGGCAGTGACCCATGTGGACTATTCAGCACGGGTGCAAACTGTTAATTCAGCAACAAACCCCCGCTTTTATGAATTAATCCGCCATTTTGAAGCTAAAACTGGCTGTGCGGTGTTGGTGAATACTTCGTTTAATGTGCGCGGTGAGCCGATCGTATGTACGCCAGAGGATGCCTACCGTTGTTTTATGCATACGGAGATGGATTATTTAGTGCTAGAAAATTGCTTGCTGGTTAAAACGGAACAACCACCGATCGCCCGTGATTACAATTGGCCTAATTCGTCTAATTCGTCTAATTGGTCAGGGCAGTTCGAGTTGGATTAA
- a CDS encoding DUF5989 family protein, giving the protein MIEFFADLFEFLGERKKYWLAPLIIALVAIGALIVLTQGSAIAPFIYTLF; this is encoded by the coding sequence ATGATCGAATTTTTTGCGGATCTGTTTGAATTTTTAGGGGAACGGAAAAAATATTGGTTAGCACCGTTGATTATTGCCCTGGTGGCGATCGGTGCTTTGATTGTACTGACCCAGGGCTCGGCGATCGCACCATTTATTTATACTCTGTTCTAA
- the lgt gene encoding prolipoprotein diacylglyceryl transferase yields the protein MYPPVDPVLFEIGPLALRWYGIFMATAIITGTWMAGTLLNRRGQDGERIWDLLFWMMIPAFIGARLYYVFIQSPRTADGFGAYVSNPLLIFQIWRGGIHIFGAFLFGSVAAWLYTRRFKLPFLTYLDAIALGLPLAQAIGRWGNFINQELYGPPTSLPWGLRIDPPHRIAPYNDLATYPESTRFHPLFLYESLWNFIGFAVILWVSRKFAPKLKEGDLFLLYLIWYPLGRFFIEFLRTDSWFFGGTPFNAVHIFCAIAVLTGVGALLKRHIFSSSPGIKS from the coding sequence ATGTATCCACCTGTAGATCCTGTTCTATTTGAAATTGGCCCATTGGCGCTGCGTTGGTATGGCATATTTATGGCGACCGCGATCATCACCGGCACCTGGATGGCCGGCACATTGTTGAATAGGCGGGGGCAGGATGGTGAGCGGATCTGGGATTTGCTGTTCTGGATGATGATTCCGGCCTTTATTGGCGCAAGATTGTATTACGTTTTCATTCAATCGCCCCGCACGGCCGATGGTTTTGGTGCCTATGTCTCAAATCCACTGTTGATTTTCCAGATCTGGCGCGGTGGTATTCATATTTTTGGCGCATTTTTGTTTGGTAGTGTGGCCGCCTGGCTATATACGCGCCGTTTTAAGTTGCCGTTTTTAACCTATCTGGATGCGATCGCCCTTGGTTTACCCCTGGCGCAGGCGATCGGGCGGTGGGGGAATTTTATTAATCAAGAACTCTATGGCCCACCCACCAGCTTGCCCTGGGGTCTGCGGATCGATCCACCCCATCGGATCGCCCCCTATAACGATCTGGCCACCTATCCAGAAAGCACCCGTTTTCATCCGTTGTTTCTGTATGAATCTCTGTGGAATTTCATTGGCTTTGCGGTGATTCTGTGGGTGTCGCGTAAGTTTGCACCCAAGCTCAAGGAAGGCGATCTATTTTTGCTCTATTTAATCTGGTATCCGTTGGGGCGCTTTTTTATTGAGTTCCTGCGTACTGATTCCTGGTTCTTTGGGGGTACGCCGTTTAACGCGGTGCATATTTTCTGTGCGATCGCGGTGTTGACTGGGGTGGGTGCGTTGCTGAAACGTCATATATTTAGCTCAAGCCCAGGGATAAAATCATGA
- a CDS encoding ATP-binding protein, producing the protein MTTQPPQLSANHPIGRVFATESNPNTPDTFNFWTDLNSPVGIGTIIKVTVKQPSARNFGNKTAEQWDIYGIVVEAKGYTDLASALHDYIGADQDPELADQAPTLRPEIRAFKAAVLRMEPEEPLQPVPIGPVYLADDDAVLTSLRMDEYVNKDRGIPIGVYVKGGMNSPIYLDHQFLLGPEAAHLNITGVSGLATKTSLVEFLLKSIFTHYYPEDDDRGVAAVFFNVKGPDLLYLDLPPVDSGVLTEEELAVYDKLGIPPKPFENVQYYAPYKADGYNLNTLRTHPDLMENVFPLQWGLKEIFEHTEVLLNRDDVDAKADAVLSLIEEKVVRKRDPNYTLGVTVTDFHHLETWFSRVIEEMEMEGKKEWHSHHIATLYKVRNRLMNITTRCKGLVANNDAISDLPWGNFHKNHIYVVDVANLEPLAQDLVFTRIVSKIRELLEKNALGVERVVIFVDELNKYAAADGGDTYLKRTLLDISERGRYLGEVLFSAQQFRSQVHKRIVGNCATGLYGRMDMDELATPGYSTLSAAVKTKLATLPKGELMVRHPHFTQPVFLRFPRPSVMRGQDGRNMYPPIQDMSFEEAMVWRLRRLDRSLSAPKIKAAIAGINPDDVLGRVNEIEQQQPDDVLKELTNKLKGMPTRSNGNGHGLKVTPIFTLDDDENPYDVD; encoded by the coding sequence ATGACTACTCAGCCACCGCAATTATCAGCCAACCACCCGATCGGTCGTGTTTTTGCCACCGAGAGCAATCCCAATACGCCCGATACATTTAACTTCTGGACGGATCTCAACTCGCCGGTTGGCATTGGTACGATTATTAAGGTGACGGTGAAGCAGCCAAGCGCCCGTAATTTTGGTAACAAGACCGCTGAGCAGTGGGATATCTATGGGATCGTGGTTGAGGCCAAGGGCTACACGGATTTGGCTTCGGCGTTGCATGATTACATTGGTGCCGATCAAGACCCGGAACTAGCCGATCAAGCCCCCACCCTGCGCCCCGAAATTCGTGCCTTCAAAGCAGCAGTATTGCGGATGGAGCCAGAAGAGCCATTGCAACCCGTACCGATCGGGCCGGTTTATCTGGCTGACGACGATGCGGTGTTGACCTCGCTGCGGATGGATGAGTATGTCAACAAAGACAGGGGCATCCCGATCGGCGTGTATGTTAAAGGTGGGATGAACTCACCGATCTATCTCGATCATCAGTTTTTGCTGGGGCCCGAAGCTGCCCATTTGAATATTACTGGTGTGTCTGGATTGGCTACCAAAACCTCGTTGGTGGAGTTTTTACTCAAGAGCATTTTCACCCATTACTATCCCGAAGATGACGATCGCGGTGTAGCGGCGGTTTTCTTTAATGTTAAAGGCCCCGATTTGCTCTATCTCGATCTGCCTCCGGTCGATTCCGGCGTACTCACGGAAGAAGAATTAGCGGTTTACGACAAGCTAGGGATTCCGCCCAAGCCATTTGAAAACGTACAGTATTACGCCCCCTACAAAGCCGATGGCTATAACTTAAATACTCTACGCACCCATCCCGATCTGATGGAGAATGTTTTTCCATTGCAATGGGGCTTAAAGGAAATTTTTGAACATACTGAGGTGTTGCTGAATCGGGATGATGTGGATGCCAAGGCGGATGCGGTGCTTTCGTTGATCGAAGAAAAGGTAGTCCGCAAGCGCGATCCCAACTATACCCTGGGTGTAACCGTAACTGATTTTCATCACCTGGAAACCTGGTTCTCAAGGGTGATCGAAGAGATGGAAATGGAGGGTAAGAAAGAATGGCATAGTCATCATATTGCTACTCTCTATAAGGTGCGCAATCGCCTGATGAACATCACTACCCGCTGCAAGGGCCTGGTTGCCAATAACGATGCGATCAGCGATCTGCCCTGGGGGAATTTCCACAAGAATCATATCTATGTGGTGGATGTGGCCAATCTGGAACCCTTGGCGCAGGATTTGGTATTCACCCGCATTGTCAGCAAAATCCGCGAGCTGCTGGAAAAAAATGCCCTGGGCGTAGAGCGGGTCGTAATCTTTGTGGATGAGTTAAACAAATATGCTGCCGCCGATGGTGGTGATACCTACCTCAAACGCACCTTGCTGGATATTTCCGAGCGAGGGCGATATCTGGGCGAAGTGTTGTTCTCAGCGCAACAGTTCCGATCGCAAGTGCACAAGCGGATCGTCGGTAATTGTGCCACGGGCTTATATGGCCGGATGGACATGGATGAACTGGCCACCCCTGGCTATAGCACCCTCTCGGCAGCGGTCAAAACCAAACTAGCTACCTTACCCAAGGGTGAACTAATGGTGCGGCATCCCCACTTTACCCAACCAGTCTTTTTACGCTTTCCGCGCCCGTCGGTGATGCGGGGACAGGATGGCCGAAATATGTATCCGCCAATCCAGGATATGTCCTTTGAAGAGGCGATGGTGTGGCGATTGCGGCGACTCGATCGCAGTTTGTCTGCACCCAAAATTAAAGCAGCGATCGCTGGGATCAATCCCGATGATGTGTTGGGTCGGGTCAATGAGATCGAACAACAACAGCCCGATGATGTCTTAAAAGAGCTAACCAATAAACTCAAGGGTATGCCCACTCGCAGTAACGGCAATGGACATGGCCTGAAAGTAACGCCCATATTCACCCTGGACGACGATGAGAATCCCTATGATGTTGATTAA
- a CDS encoding porin family protein — MFRSAQKNSQKNSQQNKKEESSRTSLIQKLNRIPLKLIVLTASLVNVPNLVSLPALADEVRSPSSYVGAGVSLTSGRETESSLVGANVAGRLKLGDAPLSLRTSVLFGEADSAAIVPTASYDFALGDRTNVYLGAGVVIPTSDGETMLGDKTAFVVQPGVEVSLSKDVLLYGNAIVAVDSYETGSSGVSVQAGIGYQF; from the coding sequence ATGTTTCGCTCAGCTCAAAAGAATAGCCAAAAGAATAGCCAGCAGAATAAAAAAGAAGAAAGTTCCCGAACTTCACTCATTCAAAAACTGAATCGCATTCCCCTCAAGTTAATTGTCCTCACTGCCAGCCTGGTCAATGTTCCCAACCTTGTAAGTCTGCCTGCCTTAGCTGATGAAGTTCGATCGCCCAGTAGCTATGTTGGCGCGGGGGTGAGCCTGACCAGTGGGCGCGAAACTGAAAGTTCATTAGTAGGCGCGAATGTGGCCGGAAGGCTAAAACTCGGTGATGCACCGCTTTCGCTGCGAACTTCGGTGTTATTTGGTGAAGCAGATAGCGCGGCGATCGTACCAACTGCTTCCTATGACTTTGCCCTGGGCGATCGCACTAATGTCTATCTGGGTGCTGGCGTGGTGATTCCCACCAGTGATGGGGAAACGATGCTGGGTGACAAGACCGCTTTTGTGGTACAGCCTGGGGTAGAAGTGAGCTTGAGTAAGGATGTGTTGCTCTATGGTAATGCGATCGTGGCGGTGGATAGTTATGAAACTGGTAGTTCGGGGGTGAGTGTCCAGGCGGGGATCGGTTATCAGTTCTAG
- a CDS encoding sulfatase, whose protein sequence is MAPKQPDIVFLILDTQRADRLGCYGYPLSTSPNLDQLAAGSTLFSNAVAAAQWTIPSHASMFTGTYPAIHNMVQSYSVMPQTLPTLAERLQSAGYYTAGFCNNPLVGVINNGLRRGFYSFLNYSGLLTANPNQAGTPSNFIDRYRQGFKRILAYGLNRLQDAFARNDALLALSLTPLMVPLWQTALSFKGNTAKSLEDAARLLIDRPNLEPDQPIFCFINLMGTHMPYNPPRQFIEQFAPHVLRDRSQQIYLRNFNSDIYGWLAPLADPLNTDRKATLDGMYNAEVAYQDELIGKFISRLSQNNQLDRTMLVISSDHGEHLGEKQLVGHCNGLYNELVHVPLIINTPGQDFPASQRDEVVSTRRIFHTILTAANCASAEEQKLSLCHTTDADDGMVFAEAIPPQNAINLLMKRQPELLQTRGYDQTRRACWAGEFKIVAAENGNCELFNIFTDTSETLNLSDILPEQVEMLQDYIDLFSSNDHNDQGETAFAIATASNLDDPEVYRRLRDLGYLE, encoded by the coding sequence ATGGCACCCAAACAGCCCGATATAGTTTTTCTAATTCTCGATACCCAACGCGCCGATCGCCTGGGTTGCTATGGCTATCCGCTGTCCACTTCGCCAAATTTAGACCAACTGGCGGCAGGCTCAACCCTGTTTAGTAATGCGGTGGCGGCAGCACAATGGACAATTCCTTCTCATGCCTCCATGTTTACGGGTACTTATCCAGCGATCCATAACATGGTGCAGTCCTACTCGGTGATGCCGCAAACCCTGCCCACCCTGGCGGAGCGATTGCAATCGGCTGGCTACTACACGGCGGGATTTTGCAATAATCCCCTGGTTGGCGTGATTAACAATGGCCTGCGGCGGGGTTTTTATAGTTTTCTGAATTACAGTGGCCTGCTAACTGCCAATCCCAATCAAGCTGGGACACCGTCGAATTTTATCGATCGCTATCGCCAGGGTTTCAAACGTATCCTGGCCTATGGCCTCAATCGACTCCAGGATGCCTTTGCCCGTAATGATGCCCTGTTGGCGCTATCGCTCACCCCGTTGATGGTGCCGCTGTGGCAAACTGCCCTGAGCTTTAAGGGTAATACCGCTAAGTCGTTGGAAGATGCCGCCAGGCTATTAATCGATCGCCCCAATCTGGAGCCCGATCAGCCGATTTTTTGCTTTATTAATCTGATGGGCACCCACATGCCCTACAATCCACCGCGTCAGTTTATTGAGCAATTTGCGCCCCATGTGTTGCGCGATCGCTCTCAGCAAATCTATTTACGCAATTTCAATAGTGACATCTATGGTTGGCTTGCGCCTTTGGCCGATCCGCTCAATACCGATCGAAAGGCCACCCTTGATGGCATGTATAACGCGGAGGTGGCCTACCAGGATGAGCTGATTGGTAAGTTCATTAGCAGGCTGAGCCAGAATAATCAGCTCGATCGCACCATGCTAGTAATTTCTAGCGATCATGGCGAACATCTGGGCGAAAAGCAATTAGTTGGCCATTGCAATGGTTTATATAACGAGCTGGTGCATGTACCGCTGATTATTAACACCCCTGGCCAGGATTTCCCCGCCAGCCAGCGGGATGAAGTGGTTTCTACACGCCGCATTTTCCACACGATTTTGACGGCGGCTAATTGTGCTAGTGCCGAGGAGCAAAAACTAAGTCTTTGCCATACCACTGATGCTGATGATGGCATGGTGTTTGCGGAGGCGATCCCCCCTCAGAATGCAATTAACCTGCTGATGAAGCGGCAACCGGAACTATTGCAAACCAGAGGCTATGACCAGACTCGCCGTGCTTGCTGGGCAGGGGAGTTTAAGATCGTGGCGGCGGAAAATGGTAATTGTGAATTGTTTAATATTTTTACCGACACCAGTGAAACCCTGAACCTGAGCGATATTTTGCCGGAACAGGTGGAAATGCTACAAGATTATATTGATCTATTTAGTAGCAATGATCACAATGATCAGGGAGAAACTGCTTTTGCGATCGCTACCGCCTCCAATCTTGATGATCCTGAAGTCTATCGCCGCCTCCGCGATCTTGGCTATCTAGAATAA
- a CDS encoding SRPBCC family protein, which produces MANYNFVTTWVIDAPIEQVWDAIVDYKNLPSWWPSVAKVEEIEPGDSDGLGGVWDMTWETPLSYTITFRSTVIETRAPHVLAIKAIGEVEGDGRWELSKAETGTIVKYYWTVQTTKAWMNLLAVIMRPVLEWNHNATMKIGASGLSQLLDADLISEDYK; this is translated from the coding sequence ATGGCTAACTATAACTTTGTTACTACCTGGGTGATCGATGCGCCGATCGAGCAGGTGTGGGATGCGATCGTGGATTACAAGAACCTACCTAGCTGGTGGCCTTCGGTGGCAAAAGTAGAAGAAATTGAGCCTGGTGATAGTGATGGTTTGGGTGGGGTGTGGGATATGACCTGGGAAACTCCGCTTTCCTATACAATCACTTTTCGATCGACGGTGATTGAGACAAGAGCGCCGCATGTGCTGGCAATCAAGGCGATCGGTGAGGTGGAGGGTGATGGCCGCTGGGAGCTGAGCAAAGCTGAGACGGGCACGATCGTGAAGTATTACTGGACTGTCCAGACCACAAAGGCATGGATGAACCTGCTGGCGGTAATCATGCGGCCTGTTTTGGAATGGAATCACAATGCCACGATGAAAATTGGCGCAAGTGGTTTGTCGCAATTGCTGGACGCAGACTTGATTAGCGAAGATTATAAATAG